Part of the Sander lucioperca isolate FBNREF2018 chromosome 1, SLUC_FBN_1.2, whole genome shotgun sequence genome is shown below.
taacaaacaaggtgaacaagaattgactttagatagccctagtcttatgtgattcaacaggagttaggaggaaatagtgttgagattaataactgtcactttctgtggagcttgcagatttgtattctcagatttgtatgctgctaagtgcactaaactttattttttcattgaaaagacaaagtttattttcttcttacctgtttcgtttatttaatatatttttcatacattatttatacaatatacagtatgtttttacattatacatttttaattgaagtatacaagtgtagattggtgaagtgttcaataaatgtttttgttgagaaattctgtgtatattagtgttacattttatctttcaaatagaggtttaaaaacaagcacatatcggccaaaatatcaatatcataccatcggctgaccctgatttctaaagatcggcatcggcatcggccagagaaaacccatatcggtcgacctctaactGAATAGGCTACTTGTTGTCTCACAGACGCTCAGTGATAAGCATCAGCACTACAATGGtactgttaccacactgcacatagctgtacatactgtacatatctgtctatatggtacatactgaatatccatatttattctgtttttcttataatacactgcatatatctatattattttgaatactattataatgttactgctactacattgcacatatctgtacatgttgttcatacattgttcatattacatatttattctgctcttataaggtaactgctaatacactgcacatatttatatttaatttatattactctaaaccaccatctgtaaaccaactgtacactactgtctacactgctcTACAtctcttgtcctgtctatacttgaatatcacattgcactttttctgctctttttgcacttctggttggacgcaaactgcatttcgttgtctttgtacttgtactctgcacaacgacaataaagttgaatctaatctaatctagtTGACCATATTGAAAAGCATATTGTAAAAAACTGAGGGAACACTCAGGTCTGTTACAATACTGCCCCCTAGTGGAGAAACTCGGAGTCAGCTATGGACCAGAAGCAACTGTAAAGTAGGTAAAGTCATTTACGTTTCAGTTAACCTTAGTCTTAGCTTAGCTTTATATAATGCCACTCATACTATCAGTCTACAAGCAATGTTGCATTAAAGAGAACAGCGTTGAGTGAAGTTTGGATTCAGGTGGaataactgctaacgttagcttctgtAGCAGCTAGCTACCCACGTGAGACGTTTACAAGCAGTCGAAATGCTATCGATAGCTTCTTGTGTTGAATATGTTCATACAAACAGAGATTAACAGTGGCAAATACATGTagctatatataaaaaacaaaatcataagGCATATTAGCTTCTTACCATCTCCAGCACTGGTTTCTTTTCGCCTTCCCCAGCCATGCTTCACATTCCAACTCTGGACGTCAATACAGATGTCGTGGAGCTATGCCTGCCCTCACTGCTGTCTGATAGGCAAGAAGTAGGGCCTTGTTCCACTgggtttatttgttgttttagcATAGGCCAGGTGTGTGATTATAGGAGTAACACTGATCAAATATTCAGAAATACCtgactttttaaagttttatatGTGGGTACAACTTGAGAAAACTGTCTGTTGGGTATTCCGCAAGTTGGAAATCTGCTTGGCTATAGTAAAAACAACTAGCCTACTCTCAGAAAGCTGCCATTGGGGCTGAAAAACACAGTAAGACGTACTTCTAAGATGCATACTAAAATACATcgcattttttaattttcaatattttaaaaatcaataaaatggTTGCTTAATTTCTTTTAAGAAGGTAAAAGAGGAAAACGTAACCTCTCTACAACTGAACACCTTATGTACTGTTCCATATCAAGGACCCCTAAAATAACACAAATTCGACCACAAACCCCAATTTGATAGAGCTTTAAGATTGCCTGTAAGACCTTGAAAAGGGCTCTTTACcaaccaaaaacaaaacaaaaatgtcgcCATAACATGACGTATTTTTGAAAACATGTGACGATGGCACGGCATAAAAGGAAGTCATAAAATGTAGTTCTTAAAACGAAACAATACAATTGAGTACTTGGCATAATTAATGTGGTACAAACTACATTACCTAGCATAGGAGCGAGTTCGTTTTCCGGTCTGGAGGTCTGGGCGATTTGCAAAGCAGAAGCAAAGCCCGTCTTTGGCAGAAGTCACTCGAAAGGGATTAGCAAGCTAGCTTGCTAGCAAATTAAATCTCTTTAGATGTTGGAAACTGGCGCTAAATTAGCTTCTTTGGACAGCGTTGACACATCGAGGTAACGtattgtattcatttttataTCACTGTTATTGCGTCAGCTCCATTGCTAGAAactggtaacgttaacgttaacgttattgCGGCAAACGGTTAACGTCAACGTTACCCACCAAACGCCGTGCTACATTGGTCAACAACATCATTAGCTAGCTATCTAGCCTGTTGTTTTCCAGCCACCGTTAATCTGGCTTTCGTTTTCATTTGTCGTGACAACTGGATTAACGttatgtagctagctagtaaggCTTGTTATCTTAGTGTCTACTAACGTTAGTAACGTTAATTATTAACACATAGTTTCCCCTCATTTCTTCATGTGTTATCTGTAACCCTAAAACGTTTCACCAGAATCATCCTCTGTTAAGCAATCTCCTCTCTCCCAGCCTCTCTTCCTCTGCCAGTAACATCTCACTGTtcttttgtgtgttgtcagcGTGTAATAGAGCAGAAACACTAGCTGTTGCCATGGCAATCCTGTTTGCTGTGGTGGCTCGGGGAACCACCATCCTGGCAAAGCATGCATGGTGTGGTGGCAACTTCCTGGAAGTGACTGAACAGATTTTAGCCAAAATCCCATCAGAGAATAACAAATTGACCTACAGCCACGGCAGGTAGGATTTATACTTCACTTCCCGTCACATAGCATCACACACCGGTATTCTGTGACTACATGGGGTCTGCATTAGGGTTAGGAAGGTCCATATCATCTGATGTGACCACCAGATGAGTAGCGTAATAGAAAGTGCACCATGGGTAAAAACAGTGGCAAATTTACCTAGAGTGCTGTTGCTGTATAAAATGCCTCTTATCTGCTGGACAAGTCATGGAGGCAGACCTACTCCTACTAAGTTCACTGACTTATTTTTAAAGCCTAAAAAAGGTAACAGTGTTTGCATTTACATGGGCATAATTCTGTATAAAGTGGAGAATAATCTGATTATTACAGTGTATGTTAAATTGCTACTTCAACGTGAGACCAGAAACCAGTGATTATCCTTGGTGTGGTAATGTCCACGCGATTAAAGCGTTTTCTTACAGTATTAATGATGTAATGATTTCTATGCTCAGTGACTGCCATATATTAGCACTTATTATGTGACAAGGTCTAGATCACTAAAAGCTCAGACATCAGAGCTTACAGAGGGCACACTGCAGGAAACCCCAACCTGAAACAATAAAGTGGCATCaaattagagcccgaccgataaaggattttaaGGCAGatatcaatacaaatatttggtgatttcaAAATCTGATATTCCAATaaggctgaacgattaattgcatttgcgataatatcgcgatatgttaaaacgcgatttcctaatcgcaaaggctgcgatttggtcacatgactcgcgagagcaaatcagtctgcactccgcagagaaagcatcaactagcacgctaacgctacactgtaccttgagctgatttctgtcattcaaacaactctgagttgtagtttaaaacttttacagccattttaataaaatgaagggttttattctggttcgagtccatacgtgcaggtaatggatacagacacgcagaactgaaggctcggttggcaactattagctagctctgattagcggttagctccagttagcggttagctccgttataaagatatgagtggaggagctgccactgagaggggtaacaaccagactgataaatgacgttcggggagctttcacagcagcgcggccgcggtgtttcaacggttttattagtacagttaatcccacggcaagaacaccagcaacatgctaacgtaacgatagcctctctgaacaagtgcacacggcagcacgcaacttcacgagggggaggggctggaggcagctcctctctgtgtactgtaaaaaaaaatacactgtggtgtgtgtgtgtgtgtgtgtgtgtgtgtgtgtatactatatttttacttttttaactgtctagtgtgtaattgtgtgttcatactataaaatgatttattgtttgtctttgttgaataatacagaagacaaagcttaaaaaaataatcgaatcgcaatatttgggaaaaaaatcgcaattagattattttcaaaaatcgttcagccctatattccaatatatcggccgatatatatttttaaaaaaaatccagaaacgcgtaacaaaacataacattagttatttgtagttatttatgagccctcactaaaataatatgataatgcagtttaaaaataagtttgataaataaaatttataaaaatacaaacttaagatatgaaactatatgaacaaaaacacaataacaacaacacaaatcaaagtgtgttgccaacagggaggttgtagagcgccctctggtggacaaactatgcaacgccaacactcagaacatggttgaagggggtttcgtccgtttttattttattttttaaatattcatttatcggccattataaatgttgataccgatagtttggaaaatgcataATATCGGCTGATAATATCGGCCcaccgatatatcggtcgggctctacatCAAATGCCACAAAGGCACAACGCAATGTGTCCTCACTCAAAACTCTAAGAGGAGAATACCAGGGTCATTTAGAGTTACAGCCCATTTACCACCTTTTATTGTAGTTAATGTTTCCTTAGACGTTTTACAGTGATAGAGTACTATATTCAACTTTGTACTTTCAACTGTATATCTAATGtagacacatttttttctttttttagctaTCTCTTTCATTACATCTGCCATGACAGAATCATATACCTGTGTATCACTGATGATGTAAGTATATAAATGGCTCAGATatctatgtttttgtttaagGGTAAGTTGGAAGTTGAGTGATAGATATGTAAGGTTAATTGAAATGCACTTCTTGAGTTGAGTAACCCAGCCACTTGgagaaacagaaataaagttATGGCACCCAAATACATCTCCAACTCATGTTTTTAAAGTAATCTATTGAGCCCATTACAACAGGAAGCAGGCCGATACACATTAAGAGTCACAAGGTAACAATATAGAAATCTTTCTGGGAATGTACTTAAAAAAAGAACTcttatatttaactttttttaaactaaaggaCTTTGAGAGGTCACGGGCATTCAGCTTCCTCAGTGAAGTCAAGAAGCGCTTCCAGACAACGTACGGGTCGAGAGCACAAACTGCCCTGCCTTATGCCATGAACAGTGAGTTCTCCTCAACACTGGCAGCTCAGATGGTGAGTATGATAAGTACCTGACGTGAGCATATTACTCTGTGACTGCTTTCTACCTCTGTagtcacacatacagatttacaGAATTTCAAAATATGCTTAGATCACCTTCTTTTCCCCTACCTTTCTGTTTGAAGAAACACCACTCCGACCAACGAGGATCAGATCGTGTCACTGAGACTCAGATGCAGGTGGATGACCTAAAGGGCATTATGGTCCGCGACATAGGTGAGCTGTTCATGGGTTTCCCCATGGCACAGTGATGCTTTCAGAGCCAGATTAAATGGAAAGGTTACGCTAGACATACAGAATTTTTCAGGCCCCCTCCAAATGGGATACTTAATTTGCTGAACAAACAAGATAACTTTTAACTGCCACATTATTATCATGCTAACTTATTTATGTAGGTATTTGAATGCATCTACTTTAGGCTTATTTGAAGGACCTGAGAGAAACTAGTGTAAACCCCGTCTTTGtcctgttttttcttcttttccatttttctttttgtccgcTTTGCTGCAGCCAAAAGCATCACAGAAAAGTCGTAGTGTAACCGTAATGGCTAGCTATCATACGAACCGGAAACACACTTTCAAGCAATTGGAGTTTTTACTTTATCTGtactttttattaaaacagtataataatatatttattaaaaacatataCAAGTTTAGATTAGGTGTTCGATTGGAAATttacattaatttttttttttttaactattaaaggtcccatggcatgaaaatttcactttgaggtttttttaacattaatgtgcgtccccccagcctgcctatggtcccccagtggctagaaatggtgataggtgtaaaccgagccttgggtatcctgctccgcctttgaaaaaatgaaagctcagatgggccaatctggaatcatccctttatgacgtcataaggggaaaggttacctcccctttctctgctttgcccgcccagagaatttggcctgcccatgagagagagacatcatggcttgcaaatgaGCGAAgtatggcagttggtcaaggccacacccccaccatccaccttgccccccccccccctctctctcctcctcattaacatttaaagctacagacacagaaatggcacatcctaaggaaagctgattgtgggactggctctagtggctgtaattctgcaccaaggctgaatttcaggaaagagacttcagatacagtattaggggaccactaaggtctatataaaagagacttcagatacagtattaggagaccactaaggtctatataaaagagacttcagatacagtattaggggaccactaaggtctatataaaagagacttcagatacagtcttaggggaccactaaggtctatataaaagagacttcagatacagtattaggggaccactaaggtctcttaggggaccactaaggtctatataaaagacttcagatacagtattaggggaccacgaaggtctatataaaagagacttcagatacagtattaggggaccactaaggtctatataaaagagacttcagatacagtattaggggaccactaaggtctcttaggggaccactaaggtctatataaaagacttcagatacagtattaggggaccactaaggcctatataaaagagacttcagatacagtattaggggaccactaaggtctatataaaagacttcagatacagtattaggggaccacgaaggtctatataaaagagacttcagatacagtattaggggaccacgaAGGTCTatgtaaaagagacttcagatacagtattaggggaccacaaaggtctatataaaagagacttcagatacagtattaggggaccactaaggtctatataaaagagacttcagatacagtattaggggaccactaaggtctatataaaagagacttcagatacagtattaggggaccacgaaggtctatataaaagagacttcagatacagtattaggggaccactaaggtctatataaaagagacttcagatacagtattaggggaccactaaggtctatataaaagagacttcagatacagtattaggggaccacgaaggtctatataaaagacttcagatacagtattaggggaccactaaggtctatataaaagacttcagatacagtattaggggaccacgaaggtctatataaaagacttcagatacagtattaggggaccactaaggtctatataaaaaacttcagatacagtattaggggaccacgaaggtctatataaaagacttcagatacagtattaggggaccacgaaggtctatataaaagagacttcagatacagtattaggggaccactaaggtctatataaaagagacttcagatacagtattaggggaccactaaggtctcttaggggaccactaaggtctatataaaagacttcagatacagtattaggggaccactaaggcctatataaaagagacttcagatacagtattaggggaccactaaggtctatataaaagagacttcagatacagtattaggggaccactaaggtctatataaaagacttcagatacagtattaggggaccacgaaggtctatataaaagagacttcagatacagtattaggggaccacgaaggtctatataaaagagacttcagatacagtattaggggaccacaaaggtctatataaaagagacttcagatacagtattaggggaccactaaggtctatataaaagagacttcagatacagtattaggggaccactaaggtctatataaaagagacttcagatacagtattaggggaccacgaaggtctatataaaagagacttcagatacagtattaggggaccactaaggtctatataaaagagacttcagatacagtattaggggaccactaaggtctatataaaagagacttcagatacagtattaggggaccactaaggcctatataaaagagacttcagatacagtattaggggaccactaaggtctatataaaagagacttcagatacagtattaggggaccactaaggtctatataaaagagacttcagatacagtattaggggaccactaaggtctatataaaagagacttcagatacagtattaggggaccacgaaggtctatataaaagacttcagatacagtattaggggaccactaaggtctatataaaagacttcagatacagtattaggggaccacgaaggtctatataaaagacttcagatacagtattaggggaccactaaggtctatataaaaaaacttcagatacagtattaggggaccacgaaggtctatataaaagacttcagatacagtattaggggaccattaaggtctatataaaagacttcagatacagtattaggggaccactaaggtctatataaaagagacttcagatacagtattaggggaccactaaggtctatataaaagagacttcagatacagtattaggggaccactaaggtctatataaaagagacttcagatacagtattaggggaccactaaggtctatataaaagcatccaaaaagcagcatgtcataggacctttaaaaaaaaaaacatttagactTTTCCCTTTTACTGTGCCCCTTAGTGGCAGATGGGGCGCTTGCCTAGAATGCCTTTGCCTAGATCTGGGCTTGcttaaaggtgctatatacgGCATTCAGAGTCTGGGCTGGGATTGCCTGCACACAAATCTcacctcttcttctccttcttgttTTATTGCGGTTGGCATCCAGCTTATTGGCCCAgctaccaaaaacaaagaacagagaagctcggattagaacacacacagagggagtgtgacttcttACTCTGCTCAGGATGTCATTACGTCACTACATCTATACATagttgtttgctgctatattaatgttctgaatatcGAATATAGCACCTTAATATGACCTCTTTTTGATGGGACTATAAGGTAATAATGAAACAACATATCCATTCAGAAAAAAGCGTACTATGTGTTAGTGGCATAAATGAATGCTGTGTGCTGTGGTTGCATCAGTAGCCTCTTCATTATGCTGTGCCAATGAGGCACAGCATGATAGTATTTGTTGGCCTTCATGCCCAAAGCAAATGCTCTGGACAAAAACTTCTTCAATAATTTAATGGCaaaaaaatctgatgaaaactgGGGGATTACTGTCTCAAAGGTCAGTCAGATTTCACCAAGCATTTGATATGAATCTCATGACACTGGAGCCTTTGTGTCTTTTCACAGACTTGGTAgctcagagaggagagaagcTGGAGTTGCTGATtgacaagacagaaaatctGGTTGATTCAGTGAGTTTAAAGACAAATTTGTTTTTCCTGTTCATCCTACTTGTTTTTCTGGTGCATGATATTAGACagtataaatgtttttgtactttCGACAGTAATCTAGCAAGCTACTGATACACAAATATTGTCCCTGACGTTGCTTTCTTTACCTACTCCATTTAGTCGGTCACGTTTAAGACCACAAGTCGTAACCTGGCTCGAGCCATGTGTATGAAGAACCTCAAGCTGACTATTGTCATTGTGCTGGTGTGCCTGGTGAGTAtggatacaaaaaaaattgaattggtGAGGTGTTGATTGTTAGTGGGATGCAATGTAATATACTggattattgttgtttttattttcccatTAACATGTAAAATTAGAATAGATTTTCAGCTACGAAGAGCTGTCCTGTTCAACtcctgtatttactttaaaTTAATAACTAACTGAAAACCCATTGCAGCAATGATCTGCCCTCAGACAGCTCCACAGCATTGTTTGACATTGACTGAAGGAACTCCTGTGTGTTGCGACTGTACGGCTCACTGCACTATTAATCAAACAGTGGTGCAGGCAGTGAACTTTGTTACTGTCCTCTTTTTAGGTGATCCTTTACATAATCGTTTCTGCTGCCTGCGGAGGCCTCAGCTGGCCCACTTGTGTCAAATGAGAGGCGAATGGGGATAAAAGAGAAGGAGataaaggaaaaaaggaagagGGGGAGAAGAGCCTGTTCAACTCTGCCTGCCAGTGGACACAAAAGGAAACACAACTTTCCTTCCTCTACTCTAGCTTCAACATCCCCGGAAGACacacgctgctgctgctgctgctgctgctgctgctgctgctgctgctgctgctgctgctgcttctcctcctcctcctccctcgcCCCCCTCTTTGATAGTGTGCACATTCACTTGCCTTCTGGACAGGGAGTCCCACCCCATACCACCACTAATGGACAGCAGCCGTGTGGCATAAAACTGATGTAGAACAATAATCTTGTTTTATAGTAGTCTGTTACATCCATCCTGTCTCATGCACGTAGTGGCCTGATGTATCAGTTTGTGATACTGTCCTATCAATTATATTTAATACATTCAGACTGATAACAGAATGGACCTCAAAGATAGCAACGATTACTTGTTACTGTCCTGCATTTCCTATGATGTCAACAGAGGTATGAGAGACCTGCAAGTATAGGTAGCATGTTGCAGATCTATCAAGACTGAATACCACAATACAGTGGTTGGTCCTCTGTTGCATAACAAAAAACTAATTTCTGACAAAACTAAtgcagtatacagtatgtctcaAGTGGCAAGTGTGTAACGAACCATGTTGGCGGTGTGTCATGAATGCCCCTTTTTGCTGAGAAACAGATTTCCTTCTTGTTTTATCACCAAGCAGAGTAGTATATTCTAAAATGGGTGCCGTAAAATACCAGATAtgatcatacaaataaatattgtAAATTTGATTGATATTACCGACTCAAAAGATGTAATGGTTCTTTTGAATCCAGCCTGATTTTGAGGAAATCCTTATCTCTTTTCCACTTTGATAGGAGGCCATCTTTCACCTTTTACCTCTGCTAGGATGTTCAGTGAGCTCATATGTTCTTTTTGTTAACACAATGCACTTTTTACATTGTATATAAATTTGCTTCCTGGCATCATATGGTTTATAATCATGTAATTATAATTGTACATCCAGATTTGAAATAATAAAATCTGATGTATCAAGTGGTTGATCTCTTCAGATGTTAAATAGAGATGTCTTGATATTTGTGGCTTTCATTTTGGACGTCTGACCCAATTACATTAATAAGAGCTAAACTGAGCAGGCAATTCTTCTTTTATTAATTGATTGCGACTGTAAGTGGCTAACTGTTGGTTGTAAGGGGACGCCAACTTACCACATGTCAGAGTTCTAGCTAACAATTTCAAGTTCATCACTTCTACGGGACAATATGAGCTGAACTCCGGTATGACCGGTCGGTAGTTGTTTATCACAGTTTATCAAACATTTGTTTGTTAAGGAAAAAGGGAAACGACCAGgtgaaaataattgttcattAGCACCTCCTCAGCGGCGCGCTCCCGTTGGTGCTGCTCGTTCCTGtgacaggtaacgttaacgttacaagCGTGTtgatttttaatgttaaactatGCGTTTTTAATTGACTAACGGTACTGTATTTCTTAATTATTGGGCAATTGGTAAGGCAGTTTATGTTTCTCCCACATGACTTACCTACTTTAGCTAGTTGTTTAGTTTTTGCTACTTACCAAAATGTTCAGCCTCCTGTCATCAAAAATTAACCGTAGATCTTGTTTGCTTgatagctaactagctaacattaaGTTAGCTAATGGTAGTGTTTATTGTCAACCGCTGTTTGCTGTGctccatttttgtttttaccgTTAAAATTCATGGTTGGAACCCAATGTATAGCTAGTAGTCCGCTATGTTTGTAACTTTATTCAGTGGACGCtaacaacattattattattattattattattattattattattatagtattttAACACAATACTAGCTTATTGGCCACTCTTTAAAGTGTCTCAGACGTAGTCTAAAGTTACTGtgtttaaaaccatgtattgaCTTGAAAGAGTATTTTCCTTGCTATTTGTAGATGGATATGTTTACTCCGGATCTAATTATAGCTCTAACTGGCTGAAGGAGGGCTCACACAGGGATAATCTGTCAATCAGGTGCGGGGGGCGCAGTTTTTTTTATCCGAAAATGACCTCATGTTTTACAGGAACCAGGCATGAATGAAGTCGCTACTACTCCAAACACACCGAGcaaaattaattcattttattttggctTTAAATACACACATCTACCTAGATGACTGTTGACTGCCTGTTAAAATGCTTGCACATAGTTTAAACtgtaatttttatatatatatataaaattgtaTTATGTTTGTGGTGTTAATCACACATTATTGCAAGTTTAAATAATTTTGTTCAACAGGTGCTATACAGTACAACCATACAACACCCCAAACACTGTTCTAaaatgtgttactgtgcagAATATAGCTAGTTGAATATACGACACAATTCAGTTTGAGCTTGTGTTTTAATTCTTGACTTGCATCTCAAAAATGTGCAACTTAATGTTTGTCGTTATTGTTGTCCCCCTTGAAATGTTGTGTATTCCATGTAAGCCTCACAGTTCAGGCTAACTGAATGGAGAGCAAACCAGGATACATTTGCACAGCTGCTGACACATCTGACATGCCTCTTATTCACTAGATGACATAGGCCAACAGTTTTATCTTGA
Proteins encoded:
- the sybl1 gene encoding vesicle-associated membrane protein 7 isoform X1 produces the protein MLETGAKLASLDSVDTSSLSSSASNISLFFCVLSACNRAETLAVAMAILFAVVARGTTILAKHAWCGGNFLEVTEQILAKIPSENNKLTYSHGSYLFHYICHDRIIYLCITDDDFERSRAFSFLSEVKKRFQTTYGSRAQTALPYAMNSEFSSTLAAQMKHHSDQRGSDRVTETQMQVDDLKGIMVRDIDLVAQRGEKLELLIDKTENLVDSSVTFKTTSRNLARAMCMKNLKLTIVIVLVCLVILYIIVSAACGGLSWPTCVK
- the sybl1 gene encoding vesicle-associated membrane protein 7 isoform X2 translates to MAILFAVVARGTTILAKHAWCGGNFLEVTEQILAKIPSENNKLTYSHGSYLFHYICHDRIIYLCITDDDFERSRAFSFLSEVKKRFQTTYGSRAQTALPYAMNSEFSSTLAAQMKHHSDQRGSDRVTETQMQVDDLKGIMVRDIDLVAQRGEKLELLIDKTENLVDSSVTFKTTSRNLARAMCMKNLKLTIVIVLVCLVILYIIVSAACGGLSWPTCVK